The stretch of DNA TCAGCCCCTACTTCGGTGGAAATGGGTTCGCCAACGGACACATCGCCGAACTTTCGGTGCCCCCGCGCGCCATCGCGTACCCTCGGCTCCCGTGGCCCTCCCCGTGCAACCACCGGTCTCGCCGATGCTCGCCAAGGCCGCCCGCAGCCTCCCCGAGCGCGACGGCCTCGTCTACGAGCCGAAGTGGGACGGCTTCCGCTCGATCGTCTTTCGTGACGGGGAGGAGCTCGAGCTCGCGAGCCGCAACGAGCGCCCCCTCACCCGCTACTTCCCCGAGCTCACCACCCCCCTCCTCGATGGCCTCCCCGAGCGCTGCGTCCTCGACGGCGAGATCGTGATCGTCTCGCCCTCCGGCCTCGACTTCGACGCGCTGCTGCAGCGCATCCATCCCGCCGCGAGCCGCATCGCCCGCCTCGCCGCCGAGACGCCGGCGACCTTCATCGCCTTTGACCTCCTCGCGCTCGGTGACGAGGACCTGCGGCCGGCGCCCTTCTCGCGCCGACGGGCCCTCCTCGAGGAGCTGATCGGCGAGCGGCGCGGCCAGCTGCAGCTCACGCCGGCGACGACCGACGTCGCGCAGGCCCTCGAGTGGTTCAACCGCTTCGAGGGCGCCGGCCTCGACGGCGTGGTCGCGAAGGACCCCGCCCTCCCCTACTGCGAGGGCGAGCGGGTGATGACCAAGGTGAAGCACGAGCGCACCGCCGACTGCGTCGTCGGCGGCTACCGCGTCCTCAAGGGCACCGAGGACGCGATCGGCTCCCTCCTCCTCGGCCTCTACGACGACGAGGGCGTCCTCCACCACGTCGGCGTGACCTCGTCGTTCACCAGGGCACGCCGCGTCGAGCTCTTCGGCGAGCTGCAGCCGCTGCGCCAGGGGGTCGGCGACGAGCACCCGTGGTTCTTCGAGGAGGCCGAGCGGCGCCCCGACGCCGGCTCGCGCTGGACGGCGCACAAGGACCTCTCCTGGACGCCGCTGCGCCTCGAGCTCGTCGTCGAGGTCGCCTACGACCACCTGCAGGGCGACCGCTTCCGCCACGCCACCACCTTCCGCCGCTTCCGGGGCGACCGCACCCCGGACAGCTGCACCTACGCGCAGCTCGACTCCCCGGTCCCCGCTGAGCTCGCCGACCTCGCGGCGCGCACCGTCACCGCGGGCGGCTGAGCGGCCCGCGCACCGCCGCGGAGCGGGCAGTATGAAGCCGTCGGCACCGGCGCCGTCGAGCCGCAAGAGAGGGGCAACCTATGAGGATCGTGCTGGCCTCTGACCACGCGGGCGTGCACCTGAAGGCTGCCATCGCCGAGCACCTCGCGGCGACCACCAGCCACCAGGTCGAGGACATCGGCACCCACACCGAGGAGCCCGTCGACTACCCGCCGATCTGCGCCGACGCGGCGCGCCACGTGGCGCGCGGCAACGCGGACTTCGCGGTCGTGATGGGCGGGAGCGGCCAGGGCGAGGCGATCGCCGCCAACAAGGTGCACGGGATCCGCGCCGCCCTCTGCCACGACGAGTACACGGCGCGCTTCGCGCGCCGGCACAACGACGCCAACGTCCTCTCGCTCGGTGCCCGCCTCCTCGCCCCCGAGCTCGCCTGCGCGATCCTCGACGTCTTCCTCGCCACCAGCTTCGACGGCGGCCGCCACGCGAACCGCATCGCCGAGCTCGAGGAGATCGAGATCTTCGAGGCGGGCGGGACGATCGAGTAGCGCTCAGGCGCGCCCCAGGCGCTCCTCGACGGCGGCGCGCCCCGGTGCCGCCGCGCCGCGGGCAGCGCAGGTGAGCGAGGCCGCCGCGGCGGCGAAGCGCAGCGCCCCGGCGAGCTCGCCGGGGGCGAGTCCACCGAGCGAGCCGGCGAGGAGCAGCCCGGCGTCGCCGAGGGCGACGAGCAGGCCGGCCATGAAG from Acidimicrobiales bacterium encodes:
- a CDS encoding ATP-dependent DNA ligase; its protein translation is MALPVQPPVSPMLAKAARSLPERDGLVYEPKWDGFRSIVFRDGEELELASRNERPLTRYFPELTTPLLDGLPERCVLDGEIVIVSPSGLDFDALLQRIHPAASRIARLAAETPATFIAFDLLALGDEDLRPAPFSRRRALLEELIGERRGQLQLTPATTDVAQALEWFNRFEGAGLDGVVAKDPALPYCEGERVMTKVKHERTADCVVGGYRVLKGTEDAIGSLLLGLYDDEGVLHHVGVTSSFTRARRVELFGELQPLRQGVGDEHPWFFEEAERRPDAGSRWTAHKDLSWTPLRLELVVEVAYDHLQGDRFRHATTFRRFRGDRTPDSCTYAQLDSPVPAELADLAARTVTAGG
- the rpiB gene encoding ribose 5-phosphate isomerase B, whose amino-acid sequence is MRIVLASDHAGVHLKAAIAEHLAATTSHQVEDIGTHTEEPVDYPPICADAARHVARGNADFAVVMGGSGQGEAIAANKVHGIRAALCHDEYTARFARRHNDANVLSLGARLLAPELACAILDVFLATSFDGGRHANRIAELEEIEIFEAGGTIE